One Triticum dicoccoides isolate Atlit2015 ecotype Zavitan chromosome 5B, WEW_v2.0, whole genome shotgun sequence genomic window carries:
- the LOC119305569 gene encoding uncharacterized protein LOC119305569 → MRSVTREEAEGIYMTAWIDIRGNSDEIRRIPPRQIVLYPDIFEKVWGWDRLLPQDIECSGFYFDYLKEYLRRNRMDYVAAADGKPEEWPPLKAPPPVEDVPKCFPTGKNALTVAARFCLKMERQFMSVWKNRPIHNVELLSEKIQERASHLILVGREFSEPAAASLVCIANEAALACELLKHGAKANDKEINLCNCIRHCALSLMYITGPHSDAAAAAMVGVAKEARKIREWLRNNVNERYLFNSYSRRYEICLCDDIRVATFDLLKYILLNPTGNKEPFVLMDFAIKRNKSKRQTTMAGTSDKYLSQCPATTEDMDWCGTVCTGNILCIHKLSAKRMVAFEGQNTGRRFFGCAEREGNNCGVVDWVDPKWPDTLKRALKKLWYLYEQNKIDNLAKVEELSKLAEEKKQLEEKYHLNIKLTKDFCESIEKQVHRENDLKIMKESGEEKIAQEERAKLEKENMELKKQVDLLKHIQAAQAEVIRNWKKDADEGIDEGKQEKKKLEYAIVDLLKAGR, encoded by the exons ATGAGGTCCGTCACCAGAGAAGAAGCCGAGGGAATATACATGACCGCTTGGATCGATATTCGTGGAAATTCGGATGAAATTCGCAGGATACCGCCGAGACAGATCGTCCTGTACCCAG ATATCTTCGAGAAAGTGTGGGGCTGGGATCGGCTACTGCCACAAGACATCGAGTGCTCGGGCTTTTATTTTGATTACCTCAAGGAGTATCTGAGGCGCAATCGCATGGACTACGTCGCCGCTGCCGACGGCAAGCCTGAGGAGTGGCCGCCGCTCAAAGCCCCACCACCGGTGGAGGATGTTCCCAAATGCTTCCCGACTGGGAAGAATGCCCTCACTGTTGCTGCCAGATTC TGTCTGAAGATGGAGCGGCAGTTCATGTCGGTGTGGAAGAATCGACCCATACACAATGTGGAACTCCTGAGCGAAAAGATCCAGGAACGCGCCAGTCACCTCATCCTCGTGGGGCGAGAATTCTCTGAACCTGCTGCCGCCAGCTTGGTG TGTATCGCCAACGAGGCCGCTTTGGCTTGTGAGCTGCTAAAACACGGGGCTAAAGCCAATGACAAGGAGATCAACTTATGCAACTGCATCCGCCATTGCGCTCTGAGTCTTATGTACATTACAGGGCCGCATTCAGATGCCGCCGCCGCTGCAATGGTG GGCGTTGCCAAGGAGGCCAGGAAGATTCGTGAGTGGCTGAGGAATAATGTGAACGAACGTTATCTCTTCAACTCCTACTCTCGAAGATACGAGATTTGTCTTTGCGATGACATCCGGGTTGCCACCTTTGATCTTCTGAAGTATATACTGTTGAATCCTAcagg GAACAAAGAACCGTTTGTGCTTATGGATTTTGCAATAAAGAGGAACAAGAGTAAGAGACAAACGACCATGGCAGGAACTTCAGATAAATATTTATCACAG TGCCCAGCCACAACTGAGGACATGGATTGGTGTGGCACAGTTTGTACTGGAAATATCCTTTGCATCCACAAGCTGTCAGCCAAGAGGATGGTGGCATTTGAAGGCCAGAACACCGGCAGGAGATTCTTTGGCTGCGCTGAGCGG GAAGGGAACAACTGTGGTGTTGTGGATTGGGTGGATCCAAAATGGCCAGATACACTGAAAAGGGCACTGAAGAAGCTTTGGTATCTGTATGAGCAGAACAAGATAGACAATCTTGCTAAAGTAGAGGAATTATCCAAGCTAGCGGAAGAAAAAAAGCAGCTAGAGGAGAAATACCATCTAAACATTAAGCTTACCAAAGATTTTTGTGAATCTATTGAGAAACAGGTCCACAGGGAGAATGACCTGAAGATTATGAAGGAAAGTGGAGAGGAAAAGATTGCACAGGAAGAGAGGGCTAAGCTTGAGAAGGAGAACATGGAGCTGAAGAAACAGGTTGATCTGCTGAAGCACATTCAGGCTGCCCAGGCAGAAGTGATCAGAAATTGGAAAAAAGATGCAGATGAAGGTATTGACGAGGGGAAGCAGGAGAAGAAAAAGCTAGAATATGCCATTGTTGACCTACTGAAGGCTGGGAGGTGA